GCCCACGACCTGCTGGTTGTCGCCGGTCACCTTGCCGGAATGGGTGTAGTGGATGATCCTGGCCCTGGCGTTGTCATAAGCTCCGGCGTAGAGGAGCAGGGTGAGCAGCCCGCCGATCCCGCAGGCCTCGCAGCGTTTGCCGATCACGCTTTGCCAGAGCCCGTCGGCATCCAGGCTCATCAGGTATTTGGTGATCAGGGCGTCCATCTTTTCCGCCTTGTCCGCGTTGTAATAATGCGAAAGGTCGGTGGAGACGATGATCCCGACCCTCTTGCCGCTGGCCTTGATCGCTTCCCGGAGTTTTTCCGCCAGTTGCGATGCCACCTCCGGATAGGGCCGGCCGATCATGATGGGGCAGATCAGCGCTTCAGGGAAGAAGTGCTTGATGAAAGGCAGTTGAACTTCCAGCGAATGCTCCGCCTCGTGCAAACGCAATTCCTTGTCCGCGCCTGTGCCGGATTTGGTGAGCAGTTCAAAGAGCCGGACGTCGAGGTCCAGCTTGCCCAGAGGGGTGTCGTACTGCTCAAAAGAAGACACGGACCAGTCGAAATGAATGCCGTGGTGGCTGGGATGCAGGATCACCAAGGTGTCGAACTGCTGTCCCGAGATGTGGTGGAATCCCCTGGCGGCGCATTCTCCGGAATAGACATAGCCGGCGTGGGGAACGATCAGCCCCAGGCAGTCATCGCCCGGAGGGGCCTGGGTTTGGCCCGCCGTCCACTTTTCGATCTGGGCGCTTATCTGTTCGCCGAAGCGGGGA
This region of Candidatus Syntrophosphaera sp. genomic DNA includes:
- the amrB gene encoding AmmeMemoRadiSam system protein B, with product MLRKTTHAGSFYPRFGEQISAQIEKWTAGQTQAPPGDDCLGLIVPHAGYVYSGECAARGFHHISGQQFDTLVILHPSHHGIHFDWSVSSFEQYDTPLGKLDLDVRLFELLTKSGTGADKELRLHEAEHSLEVQLPFIKHFFPEALICPIMIGRPYPEVASQLAEKLREAIKASGKRVGIIVSTDLSHYYNADKAEKMDALITKYLMSLDADGLWQSVIGKRCEACGIGGLLTLLLYAGAYDNARARIIHYTHSGKVTGDNQQVVG